CTGATGTGATTTTCTCCGACATTGAAATGATGGAGTTAAATGGTATTCAGCTGGCCAAAAAACTCTTGCAATGGGAGGATGTGCAGGTGGTTTTTGTGACCGCTTATGAGCATTACGCATTGGAAGCCTTTGAAGTAGGGGCTGTGAATTACATCTTAAAGCCTGTTACTGAAGAAAATCTGAACCGTACTATTAGCCGTCTGCTAAAGAGGCATAACGTTCAAAAACAGCCAGAAGAGCAGCAGAGAAAGAATAAGGTGGAGACACTGGGAGGCTTACAGGTGTATGGTCCTGGTGAAGAAGAGGCGATTGGCTGGCCTACTAGCAAAGCCCAGGAGCTCTTTGCCTATTTTCTTTGTCAACAGGGCAGACCCGTGGATAAATGGCAGCTATGTGACATTCTCTGGCCCAGCGCTACACCGGAGAAAGCGAATCATAGCCTCCATAGTACCATAAACCGCATGAAAAAGACTTTGCGGGAAGCAGGTATGGAAACGGCTATCCGCTGTGTCAAAGGAAAGTATACCATGGATATGCAGGACTTCTGGTGGGATGGTGAGGAAATGATGAATTATCTCCAGCACAATCCCACGGTCAATTTGGAAAATGCCTATAGCCTTGAAAAAGTCCTAGACTTATACCATGGAGAACTCTTTGAGACGGAAGGCTACCTATGGGCGCTGGAGCACGGTGAACGCATTAATCGGGCTTATCTGCAAGGAAGGGAGAAACTGGCTGATTACTGCATGTCCTGCCAGCAGTATGAGCAGGCGGAAGACCATCTGGAAGCGGTGCTGAATCGAGAGCCTGCCAGTGAAGAGACGGTGGTAAAGTTGATGAAGCTTCATTACCTCACCGGCAATAAGGAAAAGCTGATTCGCTGCTACAGACGGTTAGAGGAGTATTTGATTCAAGAGTTGGCATTGGAGCCGAAAGCCTTTACAAAAGATTCTTATAAGAAGTTTTTAAATAAAATTTAACAGCAAGCCTATCATCTTAAAAGTGGCATAGAACCGGTTAGTTTGTTTACTTTCTTCCTGTTGCCATAAAGGGCAAGGCCTAAGTACATATAATCTTCCTCTGTAGTAATGGCTGCCTTTGCAATATATTCAGCATATATATTGCAGCTTTGCGCAATATCAGAAAAGTCAACTACGACCAAATCAGTAAACTCCGGGGTGTGTAGCCGTTCTCGCAAATTTCTCAATATCTCTTTATTTCCACGAAGCATGGTGACTGGAAGGGTAATAATACCTAAATGGGCTTGACCAGAGGCATCGGTTACATTTGAGCCAACCTTTTCAGGTATATGCTTGCCCAATGTGATTCCTAGAATAGCAGAAGTGTTTGCGACAATGCCAATCGGCAGTTCGGAATCGATAATCATGACACATTTCATAGTAGAATCGTTCATTCTTGAAGCTCCTTTTGTTTTATAGAGATTTTAAGTTCCGAAAGAAATAATCCCGCCAATGTAAACATAATGCCCAAAATCGCCATGCTGGTAATTGTTTCATGAAGTACAATGACAGAAGTAATAACGGTTATGACTGGAACCATGTAAATATAGACACTGGTTTTTACTGCCCCTAACATTTTAATCGCAGAATTCCATGTTACAAAGCATAGAGCAGACGCTCCTAATCCTAAGAAGAGAATATTAAACCAATTGACTGGCTGGAGCAATTGCTTCAGGTTTGGTTCAAATCCAAATAGAAACAATGCGGGCAGCATAAACACCAGGCCATAAAAGAAAACTCGCCGGGTTGCTTGGATGGTATTATAATGAAAACCACTGATTTTTTTTGTCAAGACCGAATAGATGGACCACACTACTGCAGCTAAAACAGCCAATATATCTCCCAATGGATTCAGCTGTAAGTTACTGCTTCCGCTAAAGCTGAGGAGAAAAATACCGCTTACAGCAAGCATAAAACCTATAAAAAACTGTAATCTCAATTTTTCACCATCTAAAAACCTGTGTGCAAAGGCAGCAGTAAAAAATGGTGCGATCGAAATGATGACTCCTACATTGGAGGCCAAGGTGTAAGTTAAAGCAATATTTTCGAGCAAATAATATAGTGTGACACCACACAAACCGGCGGCAGCAAAATACAATTCCTGTTTTTTCTCTTTGACTTTCAACCAATGAGGGTATGCCATGAACAATACCATGAAACCGATGATGAATCTTAAGAAGAGTATTTCGATTGGTGAAAAGGCTTCCAAAAGTAGTTTTGTGGAGATGAAAGTTGTACCCCAAATAAAAATTGTAATAAATGCAAATAAATGTCCTGTAATTTCTTTTCTTCTATTCATGAAAACCCTTTCTGCAAAAAAATTAGTGATGAGTATCTTTAAAAATATTCATATACTGTTTTGGAGTCAGTCCGATAAACTTCTTAAAAAAATTGGAAAAGTGACTCTGATCGGCAAACCCTGTCTGTAAAGCCACATCTATGGGCAAAATACCTCGCTCCAACATTTTCTTTGCTTTATCAATGCGTATCGTTTCTAAATAGCTATAAGGAGAAATGCCTTTTTGCTTGGTAAA
The genomic region above belongs to Aminipila butyrica and contains:
- a CDS encoding response regulator, whose amino-acid sequence is MLKAIIIDDERPSLELLKRAILKNGNIQILGEFLNGKEALEQISALRPDVIFSDIEMMELNGIQLAKKLLQWEDVQVVFVTAYEHYALEAFEVGAVNYILKPVTEENLNRTISRLLKRHNVQKQPEEQQRKNKVETLGGLQVYGPGEEEAIGWPTSKAQELFAYFLCQQGRPVDKWQLCDILWPSATPEKANHSLHSTINRMKKTLREAGMETAIRCVKGKYTMDMQDFWWDGEEMMNYLQHNPTVNLENAYSLEKVLDLYHGELFETEGYLWALEHGERINRAYLQGREKLADYCMSCQQYEQAEDHLEAVLNREPASEETVVKLMKLHYLTGNKEKLIRCYRRLEEYLIQELALEPKAFTKDSYKKFLNKI
- a CDS encoding DUF2000 domain-containing protein produces the protein MNDSTMKCVMIIDSELPIGIVANTSAILGITLGKHIPEKVGSNVTDASGQAHLGIITLPVTMLRGNKEILRNLRERLHTPEFTDLVVVDFSDIAQSCNIYAEYIAKAAITTEEDYMYLGLALYGNRKKVNKLTGSMPLLR
- a CDS encoding DMT family transporter — protein: MNRRKEITGHLFAFITIFIWGTTFISTKLLLEAFSPIEILFLRFIIGFMVLFMAYPHWLKVKEKKQELYFAAAGLCGVTLYYLLENIALTYTLASNVGVIISIAPFFTAAFAHRFLDGEKLRLQFFIGFMLAVSGIFLLSFSGSSNLQLNPLGDILAVLAAVVWSIYSVLTKKISGFHYNTIQATRRVFFYGLVFMLPALFLFGFEPNLKQLLQPVNWFNILFLGLGASALCFVTWNSAIKMLGAVKTSVYIYMVPVITVITSVIVLHETITSMAILGIMFTLAGLFLSELKISIKQKELQE